Proteins encoded by one window of Chryseobacterium foetidum:
- a CDS encoding HU family DNA-binding protein yields MFLTKFAHLKFKITQEMTKAELVNTISNKLGTEKNETQKVVEAFMQEIRTSMYNGDNVYLRGFGSFIVKTRAAKTGRNISKNTAIEIPAHNIPAFKPSKSFVEKVKTKVAVK; encoded by the coding sequence ATTTTTTTAACTAAATTTGCACACCTAAAATTTAAAATTACACAGGAAATGACAAAGGCAGAATTGGTAAACACCATCTCAAATAAATTGGGAACAGAAAAGAATGAAACACAGAAAGTTGTAGAGGCGTTTATGCAAGAAATCAGAACTTCTATGTACAATGGTGATAATGTTTACTTAAGAGGTTTTGGATCATTCATCGTTAAAACCAGAGCAGCAAAAACGGGAAGAAACATCTCTAAGAACACTGCAATCGAAATACCTGCACACAATATTCCTGCTTTCAAGCCATCAAAATCTTTTGTGGAGAAAGTAAAAACTAAAGTTGCAGTAAAATAA